The Daphnia pulex isolate KAP4 chromosome 3, ASM2113471v1 genome includes a region encoding these proteins:
- the LOC124191020 gene encoding uncharacterized protein LOC124191020, with protein MQSLASIDCMTQLLRRMDGSLKPSTFKIRHVIDTDTDVIAESATTAANRWRQSSPIRSPWDVKQRLRLLWRGFFSQVINVQLNKMGDVGGSSPQQPGAPDSGGDN; from the exons ATGCAGTCTCTTGCTAGTATTGACTGTATGACTCAACTGCTCAGGCGAATGGATGGTAGCCTCAAGCCCTCAACATTCAAAATTCGCCACGTTATCGATACAGACACTG ATGTGATAGCCGAGTCCGCCACAACAGCAGCGAATCGTTGGCGACAGTCGAGTCCCATTCGTTCACCCTGGGACGTAAAGCAGCGATTGAG GCTATTGTGGAGAGGTTTTTTCTCTCAGGTGATTAATGTCCAGCTTAACAAAATGGGTGACGTTGGCGGAAGCAGCCCTCAACAGCCAGGAGCGCCGGATAGCGGAGGCGATAACTAA